From Anaerohalosphaera lusitana, one genomic window encodes:
- a CDS encoding DUF3472 domain-containing protein, protein MVKLSSTLMLLCVACVLPTYATWYGENVDDGADIMMMDVRWPWWPESTYYANWNFNTNPHGIGGYGGFTGGVPTVGPDHLPDFDPQVQSAFRPSSVWSFWGGNEKGEPVRVEATSQFNYPRQYVGEGASGALGGIWPVIEQGKWYTMLMRVWMPVDDEQADHSYIGRWVKDVENDRWYLYGIMRLPVKATSFTGNAGFLEDFGNAARSVRAMHRRLGYFRKDNRWQKSDTVIYNVPPAGSVLDTYWVVNKIENGTVLAMELSSNRKLLPQKLTGEPLPLGETTEFKVAQPDQPTLDEPAVEKLTAVFNGKQVLVSWEIPHSAAPQFLYKIEVYDDPQCEGQPVAVSTARMPITRSVLVDAEVENPTVKFYLKDIFDQSIEPMIIKAGSAPVPSSPVKVRTAPGLGYRLFLKDQDTHTNVFYPENDKLIQSQNERHFWTSIDQLTDGRLAQQGICRGFDTTLQGTRGHGYGYQYTGLLDVPATGLYLFHMRGTDGYSITIDNKNALTWDGLHGPEEKTFMLVLEKGLHPISVDYFLDRREPFFKLEWKGPGLDRHPIPESALVHELDSDMPHTRLIVRGGDNGKVLAGVIIRPNGHKIEKTQLFLDDMAIKESKGDELRYTGLLPAGKHEIWARVYYDGNHTIDSQPTTADIGSEPIIDWQIGVAGEADSVHNIVQPTANSFSFVGEGEYILYRKAQGDFTLTCRIDDYTGPGDPVNGSSWVGLTVREDASKNNYKWGREFGLMQTAHYGLRLVPDNSNLGGSRVSMQKLPADHSWLRVVRKGDLWIAWTSDDGKDWHYCTTYYRPMPKEVDAGIVFRALPQDAQMYFRATVSNVRLESSLPAGFAMPAAVPVPAMPDDQLTGVVVAPSDPDIVVVRSTTRGLLRSTDAGNTWKPANGSLAGAANCVRSVAIHPTNPNVMLRGAGRANASGKFEGGLYMTTDAGQSWKKLNFVGDFDGAGPSALCGEVIAYLNNEPDTILVGCETAGLFRSTDAGTTWQQVLQAGQRFTAVKADPWRTTRKGDAYIHAVTCPDALMSLLGRGEPAFTATDQLTRDYASGNNGEYFRQQSERDDLGYLNLTFDNRSTGQFAYATTHGICHTYNDGRENFLLKENMQLPAMRPVTAIGTAKINDQPWTRAYTQALQPETTGRIARSEVACQNWRWQTVTPDSLPGMIAVTADFIASDTPAKHWWFLSTDGLYRSDPQAEKFMKMLE, encoded by the coding sequence ATGGTTAAGTTGTCATCTACCTTAATGCTTCTGTGCGTTGCCTGTGTGCTGCCAACGTATGCAACATGGTACGGCGAAAATGTCGATGATGGTGCGGACATCATGATGATGGACGTTCGCTGGCCTTGGTGGCCCGAAAGCACATATTACGCCAACTGGAACTTTAATACGAACCCGCACGGCATCGGCGGGTATGGCGGATTTACCGGGGGCGTGCCGACAGTCGGCCCCGACCACCTGCCCGACTTCGATCCCCAGGTGCAGTCAGCCTTCCGGCCCAGCTCAGTCTGGTCTTTCTGGGGAGGCAATGAAAAAGGCGAACCCGTCCGCGTCGAAGCGACTTCGCAGTTTAATTATCCCAGGCAATACGTCGGTGAAGGTGCAAGCGGGGCACTTGGCGGTATCTGGCCGGTGATCGAGCAGGGCAAATGGTATACAATGCTTATGCGGGTCTGGATGCCAGTTGACGATGAACAAGCCGACCATTCCTATATTGGGCGTTGGGTTAAGGACGTCGAGAACGACCGCTGGTACCTTTACGGCATCATGCGTCTGCCCGTCAAGGCCACCTCGTTCACAGGTAATGCCGGCTTCCTCGAAGATTTCGGCAATGCTGCCCGCTCCGTCCGCGCAATGCACCGGCGCTTGGGGTATTTTCGCAAGGACAACCGATGGCAGAAATCGGATACGGTCATTTACAATGTTCCGCCCGCAGGCAGTGTTCTCGACACATACTGGGTCGTCAACAAAATTGAAAACGGAACGGTGCTGGCGATGGAGCTGAGCTCGAATCGAAAGCTGCTGCCTCAGAAGCTCACAGGGGAGCCGCTGCCGCTGGGAGAAACGACGGAATTCAAGGTCGCCCAGCCCGACCAACCAACGCTGGACGAACCGGCCGTCGAAAAACTCACGGCCGTTTTCAATGGCAAACAGGTACTGGTATCGTGGGAAATTCCTCATTCGGCAGCTCCGCAGTTTTTGTATAAAATCGAAGTGTATGATGACCCGCAATGCGAGGGCCAGCCTGTCGCGGTTTCGACCGCACGCATGCCGATTACCCGCAGCGTTCTTGTGGACGCGGAGGTTGAGAATCCGACAGTAAAATTCTATCTGAAGGACATTTTTGATCAGTCGATCGAGCCTATGATCATAAAGGCAGGCAGTGCTCCTGTGCCAAGCAGTCCGGTTAAAGTCAGGACAGCTCCGGGCCTTGGCTATCGCTTGTTCCTCAAGGATCAGGACACGCATACAAATGTTTTCTACCCCGAGAATGATAAATTGATCCAGAGCCAGAACGAACGGCACTTCTGGACTTCGATTGATCAACTCACAGACGGCCGACTCGCTCAGCAGGGTATCTGCCGCGGCTTTGACACGACGCTCCAAGGCACGCGAGGTCACGGTTACGGATACCAATATACCGGTTTGCTCGACGTGCCCGCCACAGGCCTGTACCTCTTTCACATGCGAGGCACGGACGGCTATTCAATTACCATCGATAACAAAAATGCCCTTACATGGGACGGGCTGCACGGCCCGGAAGAAAAGACATTTATGCTGGTCCTGGAAAAGGGTCTGCACCCGATCTCCGTCGATTATTTCCTGGACCGCCGCGAGCCTTTCTTTAAGCTTGAATGGAAAGGCCCGGGCTTAGATCGTCACCCGATTCCTGAATCCGCACTCGTTCATGAACTTGACAGTGATATGCCGCATACCCGCCTAATAGTACGCGGTGGTGATAACGGCAAGGTTCTCGCTGGCGTTATAATTCGTCCCAATGGTCACAAGATCGAAAAGACGCAACTCTTCCTGGATGATATGGCGATCAAGGAATCCAAAGGAGACGAACTCCGTTACACCGGACTTTTGCCGGCCGGTAAACACGAAATTTGGGCTCGCGTTTATTATGACGGCAACCATACGATAGATTCTCAGCCGACCACCGCCGATATTGGCAGCGAACCAATCATCGACTGGCAGATCGGTGTAGCTGGCGAAGCCGACTCGGTGCATAACATAGTTCAGCCGACCGCAAATTCATTCAGCTTTGTCGGCGAAGGCGAATACATCCTCTATCGTAAAGCTCAAGGCGACTTCACCCTCACCTGCCGAATCGACGATTACACAGGGCCGGGCGATCCCGTCAACGGATCTTCATGGGTCGGCCTGACTGTCCGCGAAGACGCATCCAAAAACAACTACAAATGGGGCCGCGAATTCGGCCTCATGCAGACTGCTCACTACGGCCTGCGTCTCGTCCCGGATAACAGCAACCTGGGCGGCAGTCGTGTTTCGATGCAGAAACTGCCTGCCGATCACTCCTGGCTTCGCGTAGTTCGTAAAGGCGACTTATGGATCGCATGGACCAGTGACGACGGAAAAGACTGGCATTACTGCACGACTTACTACCGTCCGATGCCTAAAGAAGTTGACGCCGGCATCGTCTTCCGCGCCCTCCCCCAGGACGCTCAGATGTACTTCCGCGCGACTGTTTCCAACGTCAGGCTCGAGTCTTCACTGCCTGCTGGCTTTGCAATGCCCGCAGCAGTCCCTGTCCCCGCAATGCCGGACGATCAGCTAACCGGCGTAGTTGTTGCTCCTTCTGATCCTGACATAGTTGTAGTACGGTCAACCACCCGAGGCCTTCTGCGATCAACTGACGCAGGCAACACATGGAAGCCCGCCAATGGCTCTCTCGCCGGTGCTGCAAATTGCGTCCGCAGTGTCGCAATCCATCCGACTAATCCTAACGTAATGCTCCGCGGTGCAGGCCGGGCGAATGCTTCAGGTAAATTCGAAGGGGGCCTCTACATGACAACTGACGCAGGCCAGTCATGGAAGAAGCTCAATTTTGTGGGAGACTTCGACGGCGCAGGCCCCTCCGCCCTCTGCGGCGAAGTGATAGCATATTTGAACAACGAACCCGACACCATACTTGTCGGTTGCGAAACTGCGGGCCTTTTTCGCTCCACCGACGCAGGCACCACCTGGCAGCAGGTCCTCCAAGCCGGCCAGCGTTTCACCGCTGTCAAGGCTGACCCCTGGAGAACCACACGCAAGGGCGATGCATATATTCATGCTGTCACCTGTCCTGATGCTTTGATGTCTCTGCTCGGCAGAGGTGAACCAGCATTCACCGCCACCGACCAATTAACGCGCGATTATGCATCCGGCAATAATGGCGAATATTTTCGTCAGCAGAGCGAACGCGATGATCTGGGCTATCTAAACCTGACCTTCGATAACCGCTCCACAGGCCAGTTTGCCTATGCGACTACCCATGGCATCTGCCATACATACAACGATGGCCGCGAAAATTTCCTCCTAAAAGAAAACATGCAGCTGCCAGCGATGCGGCCTGTTACGGCAATTGGAACAGCAAAAATAAATGACCAACCATGGACCCGAGCATACACTCAGGCCTTGCAGCCTGAAACCACTGGGCGAATTGCCCGCTCGGAGGTTGCCTGCCAGAACTGGCGATGGCAGACAGTAACGCCCGACAGTTTGCCGGGCATGATCGCGGTCACTGCCGACTTCATAGCTTCCGACACACCTGCAAAACACTGGTGGTTCCTCAGCACCGACGGCCTTTACCGCTCGGATCCTCAAGCCGAAAAGTTTATGAAAATGCTGGAATGA
- a CDS encoding uroporphyrinogen decarboxylase family protein, whose product MNARENLLSIFRRQGFDYVPSQFYLCPSLCEVFKQRTGSDLSYQDYFELPMREVEFPSVAAQQSIDWGRFYGQEFKNTVTFDEWGIAHESGSKAAAHMTRMHHPMASFDSLEQIQSYPYPDFAAADTTELKKKIDSVHSRGLAVYAAMECTIWETAWYLRDMTRLMMDMAMEDEKAVWLLDKITELACVRTSTFARLGADVIRVGDDVGMQSSLMMSEDFYRSFLKPRLARVIKAAKDIKPDIIIQYHTCGYVTPLINDFIEAGIDVLNPVQPECMSFKELHSEFGDRLSFSGTVGTQTTMPFGTPEEVKKVTLQNLEIAGEKGGLLCCPTHLLEPEVPWENIVAYAQACQEFAKGSNVFQIAKSRRVIGTNPVTKGATGVRAKRI is encoded by the coding sequence GTGAACGCTCGAGAGAATCTTCTAAGTATCTTTCGCAGGCAGGGTTTTGATTATGTTCCATCGCAGTTCTATCTGTGCCCCTCGCTTTGTGAAGTTTTCAAACAGCGAACCGGAAGCGACCTGTCCTATCAGGACTACTTTGAACTGCCCATGCGCGAGGTCGAGTTCCCCAGTGTTGCCGCCCAACAGTCAATTGACTGGGGTCGTTTCTATGGCCAGGAATTCAAGAACACTGTCACATTCGACGAATGGGGCATAGCGCATGAGTCTGGCAGTAAGGCAGCAGCTCATATGACCCGCATGCACCATCCGATGGCCTCTTTCGACAGCCTGGAGCAGATTCAGTCGTACCCTTACCCCGACTTCGCCGCAGCAGATACAACTGAACTGAAAAAAAAGATCGATTCGGTTCACAGCAGGGGACTGGCCGTTTACGCCGCGATGGAATGTACCATCTGGGAAACGGCCTGGTACCTTCGCGACATGACCAGGCTGATGATGGACATGGCGATGGAAGATGAGAAGGCTGTCTGGCTGCTGGACAAGATTACGGAACTGGCATGTGTGCGTACTTCCACATTCGCCCGCCTTGGTGCGGACGTCATAAGAGTTGGAGATGATGTAGGCATGCAGAGTTCCCTTATGATGAGCGAAGACTTCTACCGCAGCTTTCTGAAGCCCCGATTGGCCAGAGTAATAAAAGCTGCAAAAGACATCAAGCCCGACATTATCATCCAGTACCATACATGCGGTTATGTGACTCCGCTTATCAATGACTTTATCGAAGCCGGTATTGACGTGCTGAATCCTGTCCAGCCCGAATGCATGTCATTTAAAGAGTTGCACTCAGAATTCGGCGATCGCCTTTCTTTCAGCGGCACTGTCGGTACGCAGACAACCATGCCGTTTGGCACTCCTGAAGAGGTGAAAAAAGTTACGCTTCAAAACCTGGAGATCGCCGGTGAAAAGGGCGGTCTGCTGTGCTGTCCGACGCATCTGCTCGAGCCTGAGGTGCCCTGGGAAAACATCGTGGCATATGCCCAGGCCTGCCAGGAATTTGCAAAGGGTTCAAATGTTTTTCAAATAGCAAAAAGCAGGAGGGTCATTGGCACTAATCCGGTTACAAAGGGTGCGACCGGCGTAAGGGCTAAAAGGATTTAG
- a CDS encoding ISL3 family transposase produces MTGQHLIKKLGQWEGYRVGTVGPAKKGREFWVELIPENGFGTCDGCGQECSSVHETVQRWIRDLPVFDKTTHLLVHRRRLLCPRCGPKLERISWLDRYSRHTTRLVESVARLCDVMSIKHVSEYFSLSWSTVKDIHKRHLKKKLGPVDLSNVELLAMDEFAIQKGHRYATVIIDPTCKKVLWVGRGRSRASIRPFFEMLGDRCKDIKAVAMDMNASFEQEVQLHCPQAEIVYDLFHVVAKYGREVIDRVRVDQANRLRDDKPARRVIKGSRWLLLRNRENIEKPEDLVRLDELLAANESLMTTYVMKDDLKLLWNLSDRKAAESCWGQWLDRAMQSGIEPLMKFAKRLSKYAAGIIAHSRWPLHTSLLEGINNKIKTIKRQAYGYRDDEYFFLRIRAAFPGIP; encoded by the coding sequence TTGACTGGACAACATCTTATCAAAAAACTCGGCCAATGGGAAGGATATCGTGTTGGAACTGTTGGGCCTGCTAAGAAAGGCCGTGAATTCTGGGTCGAATTGATCCCGGAAAATGGATTCGGAACCTGTGACGGCTGCGGCCAGGAATGCAGCAGCGTTCACGAGACCGTCCAGCGTTGGATCCGCGATCTGCCGGTCTTCGACAAGACTACCCACCTGCTCGTTCACCGAAGGCGTCTGCTGTGCCCCAGATGCGGGCCGAAGCTTGAACGAATCTCCTGGCTGGACCGTTACAGCCGCCACACCACCCGGCTGGTAGAATCGGTCGCCCGGCTGTGTGATGTGATGAGCATAAAGCATGTGTCTGAGTATTTTTCGCTGTCCTGGTCGACCGTCAAGGACATCCACAAGCGTCATCTCAAGAAGAAGCTCGGCCCTGTCGACCTGTCAAATGTCGAGCTGCTGGCGATGGATGAATTTGCCATTCAAAAGGGCCACAGATATGCAACGGTCATCATCGACCCGACCTGCAAGAAAGTGCTCTGGGTGGGACGAGGGCGTTCGAGAGCCTCTATCAGGCCATTCTTCGAAATGCTCGGCGACCGCTGCAAAGACATCAAAGCAGTAGCGATGGACATGAACGCCAGCTTCGAGCAGGAGGTTCAGCTGCATTGTCCGCAGGCTGAAATAGTTTATGATCTGTTCCATGTCGTGGCCAAGTACGGCCGTGAAGTTATCGATCGGGTCAGGGTCGATCAGGCCAATCGGCTGAGAGACGACAAGCCCGCTCGCAGGGTGATCAAGGGTTCGCGATGGCTGCTGCTTCGCAATCGTGAGAACATCGAAAAGCCCGAGGATCTGGTTCGCCTCGATGAGCTGCTGGCAGCCAACGAATCGCTGATGACGACCTATGTGATGAAGGACGATCTCAAGCTGCTGTGGAATCTGAGCGATCGCAAGGCCGCCGAATCGTGCTGGGGTCAGTGGCTCGATCGAGCCATGCAAAGCGGGATTGAGCCGCTGATGAAGTTTGCCAAAAGGCTGAGCAAATACGCCGCCGGAATCATCGCACACAGCAGATGGCCGCTGCATACGTCACTGCTGGAGGGGATCAATAACAAGATCAAAACCATCAAGCGACAGGCATACGGCTATCGAGACGATGAATATTTCTTCCTGAGAATAAGAGCAGCATTCCCCGGTATTCCGTGA
- a CDS encoding LamG-like jellyroll fold domain-containing protein — translation MRNSDADVELMMDKKLYYFVAVVLMNAGVVFSAPAGLVNHWNFDEGPDWHNDIFNTVCQETVARDSVSAADLTMQNMDSADWVSGVQFTCLEFDGVDDYLLGAADLSDPLGSTMSMAYWVRTTQSSSPGVSGSGQIQLGSVSSSGMVEVWIDGSVAISSTDQVNDGSWHHVAITRDAATGEIHIYVDGKLSNSTTGPMGDRTAAFSSIGYVAGTGGGSGYFNGRLDQIHIFNTVVDAATVQTLMDNHAPKVGSSSTQGTYAAAFTTASIFLDMRTYDPEQNSLSVFSFAQPAHGTVVYNSNGTFDYTADAGFTGVDSFEVVVEDGKGGFAATTVWVQVLDAPSPDSARRTTTFTDFQAVQAGGSDITLGSTNTGMRVPRAVDWDGDGDNDLLVGQGGFVWLYMNTGSLTSPMFAAGVKVQANGHDISLSGDTAIAFADMTGDGVDDLLVLASGDLKMRIYPNTSLVGQVPIYAAATIVKNSSGNDFIFPDKRFDIVDWDGDSLLDIVTGTYNDEVRVYYNVNTAADPRYNESNYDMIREDLNNVYPRAFDVNRDGAFDLVTCNSFGSNYWWIDPAFGFRYEASNSNGLDDRYKVYRRPTLEIADAFGEPLNIQPYTNGAIVDFADFNSDGVYDLLIGGHWDPHVYIAYGTVKTVADYIADIEAIYDAYPYPANLGAALEANDQALLNEIKAAEIGIIDRMLLAPESERQAMFDQMVSHVQKYAFLQMGSIVDTSLYHHLPSIAGQNLMTMHQMLPDTPAQRVNVANAVGLTGLHREIYLASGLHLADNQHALQGMLESVLDFMKYHPRVLFPDTSISLDLYWLDENSPVYAEGRDGWVDVFTGAKNTFGTSIGVDVTNWWPDIEEPIQHVLGTNAQMGDRFTFVMAHEVTHSLSGYMNMMNNRDLRRRWGQALTLAAGPDIISFDDPGGYQDDWIDWAATKAHFQDQEYWDGDTASWSDAWDAYWTSGPGSAWRYFSIIRGDISANLTMPQESLATIGNNDWANTEGLLIGAVDRWRRGVESGIEPIKICPTHVLRYLDFKSAGLNKMVMYDTHGIQSPYPQATYDIYPAWLQRDDKGFITKVTVNGHVYDFVLDANGIVTDVSTNIDMIYDDSVTVYKDVNNSVDVLGNDFALEGGVSLTIDAFTQPSHGTVCKNGDNTLSYLPNPGYTGNDSFTYAAGRDSKNSTEATVTLEVLNSIQDDLVTHLTMDDADISGTTIEDVSGSPIYDGTNSGAVTGTSGQIDQAMTFDVNDYVSVPTMNLNTNTFTISAWIKPGQTQADWCAILSCRSTSTNFGLHLLSTRELRYNWNNETYGWSSGLIVPADQWSHVALVVTPTAATIYLNETSATFEYTHSAEEFDAQMKIGVDNGHYYAGEFDDLAIWDRALSGNEINYIYQQGLSGRTFSSEPVFSADPFFGPDALEGGDYVGSISTVAVDPDDDAISYSKVDGPGWLQIKPDGSLSGRPRQADVNATAEFAVRAADEAGNSVLANLNITVLDTYSGELGLADLVGFAAHWLDSGCLDLPPCDGADLSGNGDVNVDDFGIFSTNWLAKCVPVSCHVNSIVPSTVNGTYGRIKYSVAVTVQDNCGNSVAGATVSGTFTGAFTEQVTGTTDASGVAVLTTAGQVTSPSFTICIDEVSHAELDYEPNGNIETCDSY, via the coding sequence GTGCGCAATAGCGATGCAGATGTGGAGCTGATGATGGATAAAAAACTGTATTATTTCGTTGCAGTTGTTCTGATGAATGCAGGGGTTGTTTTCAGTGCGCCGGCAGGATTGGTGAACCATTGGAATTTTGATGAAGGTCCGGACTGGCACAATGATATTTTTAATACGGTCTGCCAGGAAACAGTTGCCAGGGACAGTGTTTCGGCAGCTGACCTGACGATGCAGAACATGGACAGTGCTGACTGGGTCTCGGGGGTTCAATTTACCTGTCTTGAGTTTGATGGCGTTGACGATTATCTCTTGGGGGCAGCTGATCTTTCGGATCCGCTGGGTTCGACGATGTCGATGGCGTACTGGGTTAGAACGACACAATCTTCATCGCCGGGAGTGAGCGGTTCCGGGCAGATCCAGCTTGGATCGGTAAGTAGCAGCGGCATGGTGGAAGTATGGATTGACGGTTCAGTTGCGATCAGTTCTACTGACCAGGTCAATGACGGCTCATGGCATCATGTTGCAATTACCCGCGACGCGGCAACAGGAGAGATTCACATTTACGTGGATGGCAAGCTGTCCAATTCGACCACCGGTCCGATGGGAGACAGAACAGCCGCTTTCAGCAGCATTGGCTATGTGGCCGGGACCGGCGGCGGGTCGGGTTATTTCAATGGCCGGCTGGATCAAATCCACATTTTCAATACAGTTGTTGATGCGGCTACGGTTCAGACGCTGATGGACAACCATGCGCCTAAGGTCGGATCAAGTTCCACGCAGGGTACATATGCCGCTGCTTTTACAACGGCCAGTATATTCCTAGATATGAGAACCTATGACCCGGAGCAGAACAGCCTTTCGGTTTTCAGTTTTGCGCAGCCGGCTCACGGGACAGTTGTCTACAATTCTAACGGTACCTTCGACTACACTGCCGACGCAGGTTTTACGGGGGTTGATTCCTTTGAGGTTGTTGTCGAGGATGGCAAGGGCGGTTTTGCCGCCACCACGGTATGGGTGCAGGTACTTGACGCTCCCAGCCCGGACTCGGCCAGGCGAACGACAACTTTTACGGATTTCCAGGCTGTGCAGGCCGGCGGCTCTGATATAACCTTAGGATCCACAAACACCGGCATGCGTGTGCCGCGTGCAGTGGATTGGGATGGTGACGGCGACAACGATCTTCTGGTCGGTCAGGGTGGTTTTGTCTGGCTGTACATGAATACAGGCTCCCTGACTTCGCCGATGTTTGCGGCCGGTGTGAAGGTCCAGGCAAACGGTCACGATATTTCGCTCAGCGGGGATACGGCGATTGCGTTTGCGGATATGACAGGTGACGGTGTAGATGACCTTTTGGTACTCGCTTCCGGTGACCTCAAGATGCGGATATATCCAAATACGTCACTGGTAGGGCAGGTACCGATCTATGCGGCGGCAACCATTGTCAAAAACAGCTCAGGCAACGACTTTATCTTCCCGGACAAACGCTTTGATATTGTAGACTGGGACGGGGATTCGTTGCTGGATATCGTAACCGGCACCTATAATGACGAGGTCCGGGTATACTATAATGTCAATACCGCTGCGGATCCTCGCTACAATGAGTCGAACTATGACATGATCAGGGAAGATTTAAATAATGTCTATCCGCGTGCTTTTGACGTAAACAGAGATGGTGCTTTTGATCTGGTGACGTGCAACAGCTTTGGCAGTAACTACTGGTGGATAGATCCGGCGTTTGGGTTCCGATATGAAGCTTCAAACTCTAATGGTTTAGATGATCGCTACAAAGTCTACAGGCGGCCGACTCTCGAGATAGCCGATGCTTTTGGCGAGCCACTCAATATTCAGCCCTATACAAATGGTGCAATTGTTGATTTTGCAGACTTCAACAGCGACGGAGTTTACGATTTGCTTATAGGTGGTCACTGGGATCCGCATGTCTATATTGCCTACGGTACCGTCAAAACCGTGGCTGATTATATCGCGGACATCGAAGCGATCTACGATGCTTACCCTTATCCAGCTAATCTGGGCGCGGCCCTGGAAGCCAATGATCAGGCACTCTTGAACGAGATCAAAGCGGCTGAAATTGGTATCATTGATCGCATGCTTCTGGCTCCGGAATCTGAGCGGCAGGCGATGTTTGACCAGATGGTGTCGCATGTGCAAAAGTATGCTTTTCTTCAAATGGGATCTATCGTCGACACAAGTCTGTATCACCATCTGCCGAGCATTGCCGGCCAGAATCTCATGACGATGCATCAGATGCTGCCGGACACTCCTGCACAGCGTGTGAATGTGGCCAATGCTGTTGGTCTGACGGGTCTGCATCGTGAAATTTATCTGGCCAGTGGCCTGCATCTTGCCGATAATCAGCATGCGCTGCAGGGAATGCTGGAATCAGTTTTAGATTTCATGAAATATCATCCTCGCGTTCTGTTTCCGGATACGTCTATATCGCTTGATCTTTACTGGTTGGATGAGAACAGTCCTGTTTATGCAGAAGGCCGCGATGGCTGGGTTGATGTCTTTACCGGTGCAAAAAACACTTTTGGCACCAGCATTGGGGTAGACGTGACAAACTGGTGGCCGGATATTGAGGAGCCTATTCAACACGTTTTGGGCACGAATGCACAAATGGGTGACCGGTTTACCTTTGTAATGGCCCATGAGGTGACGCACTCACTGTCGGGGTATATGAATATGATGAATAATCGCGATCTGCGACGAAGGTGGGGGCAGGCTTTGACTCTTGCTGCAGGTCCGGATATCATATCGTTCGATGATCCGGGTGGCTACCAAGATGATTGGATCGACTGGGCCGCGACCAAGGCTCATTTTCAGGACCAGGAATACTGGGATGGTGACACAGCCAGCTGGTCGGATGCCTGGGATGCATACTGGACCAGCGGACCGGGAAGCGCGTGGCGGTACTTTTCCATAATTCGAGGCGATATCAGCGCGAATCTGACTATGCCCCAGGAAAGTTTGGCGACCATTGGAAACAACGACTGGGCAAATACCGAAGGACTGCTGATCGGAGCTGTGGACCGTTGGCGTCGCGGTGTCGAAAGCGGGATCGAGCCTATCAAAATATGCCCCACCCACGTCCTTAGATACCTGGATTTTAAATCTGCTGGTCTGAATAAAATGGTTATGTACGATACCCACGGTATCCAGTCTCCCTATCCACAAGCCACTTATGATATTTATCCGGCCTGGCTGCAACGTGACGACAAGGGATTCATCACAAAGGTAACGGTAAACGGGCATGTATATGATTTTGTGCTGGATGCCAATGGGATCGTAACGGATGTCTCAACTAACATCGACATGATATATGATGACTCCGTGACTGTTTACAAGGACGTCAATAATTCCGTTGATGTTCTCGGGAATGATTTTGCCCTAGAAGGCGGCGTTTCATTAACCATCGATGCTTTTACGCAGCCGTCACATGGTACAGTTTGCAAAAATGGAGATAATACTCTTAGTTACCTGCCCAACCCCGGCTACACCGGCAATGATTCCTTTACGTATGCGGCAGGCAGAGACTCCAAGAACAGTACGGAGGCCACAGTAACTTTAGAAGTGCTAAACAGTATTCAGGATGACCTTGTGACGCATCTAACGATGGATGACGCAGATATCAGCGGAACGACGATTGAGGATGTGTCGGGCTCACCTATTTATGACGGCACGAACAGTGGTGCTGTTACGGGTACTTCAGGACAGATTGACCAGGCAATGACGTTTGATGTTAATGACTATGTCTCAGTCCCGACAATGAACTTAAATACCAACACGTTTACTATTTCAGCGTGGATCAAACCAGGCCAGACTCAGGCTGATTGGTGCGCTATCTTGTCGTGCCGCAGTACCAGCACCAATTTTGGTTTGCATCTGCTTTCAACGCGGGAGCTTCGTTACAACTGGAACAACGAAACCTATGGCTGGAGTTCGGGGTTGATCGTTCCAGCGGATCAATGGTCGCATGTAGCCCTGGTAGTGACCCCAACAGCCGCAACTATTTATCTGAACGAAACCTCGGCAACATTTGAATACACCCATTCGGCCGAAGAATTTGATGCCCAGATGAAAATTGGCGTGGATAATGGCCATTATTATGCTGGCGAATTCGATGATCTGGCTATTTGGGACAGAGCACTTTCGGGCAATGAGATCAACTACATCTATCAACAAGGCCTAAGCGGCAGGACGTTTTCCAGTGAACCAGTTTTCAGTGCCGATCCATTCTTCGGCCCCGACGCGCTTGAAGGGGGTGATTATGTAGGCTCCATTTCCACTGTGGCCGTTGACCCTGACGACGATGCGATCAGTTACAGCAAAGTTGACGGGCCGGGGTGGCTTCAAATTAAGCCCGATGGGTCGCTTTCGGGCAGGCCCCGTCAGGCCGATGTAAACGCGACGGCTGAATTTGCTGTTCGAGCCGCAGATGAAGCGGGCAATTCGGTTCTGGCTAATTTGAACATCACCGTATTGGACACCTACTCTGGTGAATTGGGATTGGCTGATCTTGTCGGATTTGCCGCTCACTGGCTTGATTCGGGGTGTCTGGATTTGCCGCCCTGCGACGGTGCGGACCTTTCGGGCAATGGGGATGTAAACGTGGATGATTTCGGTATTTTCTCAACCAACTGGCTTGCTAAATGCGTTCCTGTATCCTGCCATGTTAATTCCATCGTTCCCAGTACTGTTAATGGGACCTACGGCCGCATAAAATACAGTGTTGCGGTTACGGTTCAAGACAATTGTGGCAACAGCGTAGCCGGCGCAACCGTTAGCGGGACTTTCACGGGTGCTTTCACTGAGCAGGTTACCGGAACTACAGATGCAAGTGGTGTGGCGGTCTTGACAACAGCCGGCCAGGTGACTAGTCCGTCCTTTACGATTTGCATCGATGAAGTATCTCATGCGGAGCTGGATTATGAGCCAAATGGTAATATCGAGACGTGTGACAGCTATTGA